The Polaribacter sp. Q13 sequence TTATACAAAACAATATATCGCATGGGAAAATGCAGGGAAACCTGGAAAAAAAATGCGTCCACCAAGAGATATTCGAATTGGACAAAATGCACCAGCAAATGCTTATAATGGTGTTATCAATCCTGTAATTGGTTATGGAATAAAAGGTTCTATCTGGTGTCAGGGTGAAGGAAACCTTGGACGTGGTGATCAATACAGCGAACTTTTTCCAATTATGATAAACTCTTGGAGAGAACGCTGGGGGCAAGGGGACTTCCCTTTCTACTGGATTCAAATAGCAAGTATGAAAGAACCAGATTTAGAACCAAAAACGAGTTCATGGGCTGAACTACGCGAAGGAATGTCCAAAACCCTTTCCTTACCCAATACAGGAGAAGTAATATCCATGGATGTGGGAGAAGGAAACTTTATTCACTATCGCAACAAGCAAGAAATGGGTAACCGTTTGTCTCGATTAGCTTTAGATGAAGCATATGGATATGATATAGAAGGTAAAAGCCCACGTTATAAGTCGATGGAGATTAAAGGAAATAAAATAATTATTACGTTTAATAATATAGACCAAGGTTTATATGCTTTTGATACCAATACTATTAAAGGATTTTCTATTGCCGGAGCAGATCAAAAGTTTGTTTGGGCAGAAGCTAAAATAATTGATAAAAATAAAGTAGAAATCTATGCTGATAAAATTCAAAAACCTGTTGCAGTCCGTTATGCTTGGTCAGACATGCCTAACGCTAATCTTTTTGATAAAAATGATTTACCTGTGGCTTGTTTTAGGACAGATGCTTGGCCTATAGCCTCAGAAGGTAAATATTTATCACCAAGAAGATATGAATACAATAACACTAAAAAATAAGAAATAATGTTCAATAAATTCTTTTATTTCATTTTAATGGTCCAATTTTTTACAATTGGAACAGCACAAGTTAAAAAAAAACCTAATGTAATTTTAATTATCACAGATGATCAGGGTTATGGCGATATTGGAGCCCTGGGGAACAGGATTATTAAGACCCCCCACATGGATAAACTCCATGACATTGGAATACGCTTTACCAATTACCATGCAGGTACTACTTGTGCACCTAGTCGTTCTGGTTTAATGAGTGGAGCTGAAGGAAACCGTGCAGGCGTTTGGCACACTATCGGAGGATGCAGTATAATGAGGGAGAAATTCACTATTATGCCACAAATATTCAAGCAAAATGGGTATTCAACAGCGATGTTTGGAAAATGGCATTTGGGGGATTCATATCCATACAAGCCAGAAGATCGTGGTTTTGATGAAACAGTAGTACATGGTGGAGGTGGAGTAGGGCAAACACCAGATTTTTGGGATAACGATTATTTCGATGACACCTATTGGCACAACGGTACTCCTCAAAAATATAAGGGCTATTGCACCGATGTATTTTTCTCTGAGGCCATCGATTTTATTGAAACTAAAAAAGACGAACCATTCTTTGTATACTTGTCAACCAATGCGCCACATGGCCCGTATAACGTTCCCAAAGAATATTATGACCTGTATAAAAAGGATACCGAATTAAATGAATTGCAGAAAGCTTATTTTGGTATGATTACCAATATCGATGATAACATTGGAATTCTTGAGAAAAAGCTAGAAGAACTAGGCATAAAAGACAATACCATTTTAATTTTTACTACGGATAATGGTGCTGCTTACCAAACCGTAAAAGATGGGAAAAGTAAATATGTGTACAATGCAGGAATGAAAGGTTTTAAAGGGTCTGCTTACGAAGGAGGACATAGAGTTCCTTTCTTTATTCATTGGAAGGATGGTAAAATAGAGGGCGGTTATGATGTAAATGAACTCGCTATGAATTTTGATATTTTACCTACATTAATTGGTTTATGTGGATTAAATAATGATCCTAATTCAGGACGAGATGGACGCGACCTTTCTCCTTTAATTAAACAAGAAGTAAAAGACTGGCCAAAACGTTATTGTGTGGTCGATAACAACAGAATTCAACAGCCAGAAAAATGGCGTTCTTCTGCTGTAATGGAGAATGATTGGCGCCTAATTAATGGAAAAAAATTATATAACTTAAGCAGTGATCCGGGTCAAGAAACGGATATCGCAAATAAAAATCCACAAAAAGTAGAAGAAATGCGTGATGCTTACGAGCAATGGTGGGCATATACCTCTCGCGATTTTGGACACTATGAGGCTTACCCAGTTGGAGTACCAAATATTAAGGAAACGACCATTACAGCACACGACTTACACACTTTTGACGAGGTGACTTGGGATCAATCCTACATTAGAGACCCATACAGTAGCAAAAAGCCAGCATTAGGTACCGGTTATTGGATGATTGATGTACAAGAGGAAGGTGAATATGAAATTGAGTTAAGAAGATGGCCACACGAATCTAATTTAGGATTTAGTGCTGCCGTGCCACAATTAGGAGTAGAATCTTCTTGGTATGATATAAAACCAGCAGGTGTAAAACTAGAGGTTGAAAAAGTAATACTAGACATTGAAGGTATTCATATGGAGAGAAAAGTAGATATGCAAAAAAAGGAAGTAAAATTCAAGGCATATTTATCAGAAGGAAGACAGCATCTTGAAGCCAATTTTATAGGAGAAGACCAAAAGAAGTTTGCTGCTTTTTATGTGTACATCAAAAAGTTAAAATAGAAAGAAATGAATAAAATACTATTAGTATCCTTAATTGTAGTTCTCTTTACCGAAACTAAGCTCACTGCCCAAAATAAACCAAATATAGTTGTTATTATGGCAGATGATATTGGTGTGGGAGATATTGGCTTTTATCACAATCAACGAACAGGAAAAAAACCTATTGTACCAACTCCTAATATAGATAAATTAATTGATCAAGGGATGCGATTTTCTGATGCGCACTCACCTTCATCACTTTGTGCACCAACTCGATTTTCTATGTTAACCGGTAATTTTTCATATAGAAATGAAAAAGGACCTTGGGGTGTTTGGGGTCCAGATAGGGATGCCGGAATAGAACCTAAATTTACTACCGTAGCACGTATAGCAAAACAAGGAGGATATAATACTGCCTTTTTTGGGAAATGGGGTCTTGGAGGAGATTGGGATTCTAAACCAAAAACGGTTTCAGGTTATGAAAAAGTTGACAAGGGAGCTGGTTATTATGGTTTTGATTATTCTGTTGCCTTGCCAGAAGGGATACAGAATGTACCTTTTGCTTTTTATAAAAATGGAAAATTCATGAAGCTACAAGAAGATTCAAAAATGACTCGGGTTTCTTATGAACAGCTAAAGCTTAAAAATGAGAAAAAAAGAATAAAAGGAGGTAGTGTGGCAGATTCTAATTGGGAACCTTCAGAAGCAGGACCCATTTTAGTGAATGAAGCTGTAAATTATATTCATAAACAAGCAAACAATAAGAAACCGTTTTATTTGTATTACTGCAGTCAAGCAGTTCATGTTCCGCATGCACCTACCGCTACATTAAATGGACAAAAAATTGCAGGTGCAACTTTAGGAACACACGGAGATATGATTGTAGAGTTAGATGTGCAGGTTGGGATGTTAGTAGCATCTTTAAAAAAGAATGGATTGTATGATAATACGTTGTTTGTGTTTACATCAGATAACGGAGGCTTAAACGAAAATAAGTTACTTGTAGACGCAGGGCATAATTCTAGCAATCAATTTAGAGGTAAAAAAGGAGCTATTTACGAAGGAGGTCACCGTATTCCGTTTGTAGCAGTTTGGCCTGGTAAAATTAAACCGAATAGCCAATCTAATGTTGCTGTTTTTGGGCAGGATATGGTAGCAACTATTGCTTCTGTTGTAGGAGTTTCTGTGGATAGAACTAAAATAATAGATTCAGCCAATCTGCTACCTATTTTTACAAAAGGGAAAAAGAAAGCGCTTCATAAATACTTAATGCATGCTTCGCAAGAAGCTGGAGGTCCATTTTACGCCATACGTGAAGGTAATTGGAAATTAATAATGAAAGGTGAAAGTATGAAGGTTTTAGGAGAGCTTAATCCAATAGAATTGTACAATCTTAAAGATAATGAAACTGAAGATTTTACAAAAAACTTAATTAATAACCCAAAACAAGCTAAGCGAATTGAACAGATGAAAGCAAGCTATTTAGCACTTCGTTCAAATAAGGCTTCTACATTATTTTAGAATTAAAAAAATATCAAATGAAAAAATTACTATTAATAACAGTACTAGCCTTGTATGCTTTTGCAGCAAGTGCTCAAAAAAAACCAAATATAATTTTTATTCTAACGGACGATCAATCCTATGGAATGATGGGGTGTACCGGGAATGAAACAATACAAACACCAAACCTTGATAAATTGGCAGGAGAAAGTGTTCTTTTTACTAATGCACATGTAACTAGTGCTATATGTACGCCTAGTAGAGTTTCTATTTTATTAGGACAATATGAGCGAAAACATAGTGTAAATTTTAATTCAGCTACAGCTGTTTCAGAAGAAGCTTGGGCTGAATCTTACCCTGTATTAATGCGTAAAGCAGGATATTATACAGCTTACATTGGTAAAAACCATTCGCCAATTGGTACCTTAGGTTATGAAAGCGGATTGGCAGAAAAAAGTTATGATTATTGGTACGCTAGTCATGGTGGTGTTTATTTTTATCCGAAGGAAAGACATAAAATATATGAAGATGCTATTGCAGAAACACAAGTTGAAGTTTTAGAAGAAGGTGTAGATCAATTTTTAGATCCTAATGCAAGAAGATTAAAAGGAGCAATTAGCTTTTTAGATAATCGCCCTGCGGATAAGCCATTTTTATTAAACTTAATGTTTAATATACCACATGGAGCAACCACATCTACTATGAAATTAAGAGAAACAGATGATGCTATATACCGCACATTATATCGTGACCTTGATATACCATTACCGGATAACTATATTGCTAAAGCAGATATAAAAACACCTAAATTACCAGCAGAATTGCTACATGCTAGCGACCGCCAAATGGGGTATAATTATGTTGATACGCCTGCTACAGAAAGAGAAAGATATATTCGTCAAATACAGTGTATAACAGGGATAGATCGTTTAGTGGGGAAACTTAGAAAGCAATTAAAAGAGATGAAATTAGATAAAAACACGATTATTATTTTTACTTCAGATCATGGTTTATTTATGGGGGAACAAGGTTTGGGAGGAAAGGCATTGTGTTACGAGAAAACAACTCATGTACCAATGTTTATATACAATCCAAAGCAGAAAAAAGGGTATAAAAGTGATGCTTTGGTACAAACTATAGATATTGCACCAACTTTATTATCTCTAGCTGGCGCACCTATTCCAGAAGCATTTCAGGGGAAAGATCTTTCCGGTTTTATAAATGGAAATACAAAAGAAGTTCGTGATTACGTGTATACAGAAAATTTATGGTCTACTAAATTTGGGAACCCAAGATGTGAAGCTGTTCAAACTAAAGAATGGAAATATATTCGGTATTATCAAAACAATAATATTTCGGCAGCAAAATCTGTAGAATATTCAAAGGAATATAAGGTGTCTCAGCGCATTATGCTATATGAAGTGCACCCAAGTCAATTTGCAGTGTATCGTAATTTTATTGAAGGACCTTTAGAGGGAGAGAAACCGGTGTATGAAGAATTATATCATTTAACAAAAGATCCAAACGAATTACATAACTTAATTAATGAACCTAAGCATACATCAATTCTAAATGAATTAAAAGCTGCTTGGAAAGTTGAAATTAAGAATGCTCGTGGAACAGGGAAACCTAAGGTTCGAATTTATACCAATATAAAATCGCCTGTATAAACATCTTTTAAATTATAAAAAATATAAATTTTTGAACTAAAAAATAAAGGTTAGAGCGTTAGTTAATATGTATTAAAAACAGCATTTTTATGCTGTTTTTAATGTGTATTAGATTCCCTAATTATAGTTAATCAATCAACAAATAAAGTTTTGAAACCAACTATACAGTAATTTTTTTTATTATAATTAATGAAGTTAAAGTAGAATTGGGTTTCATTATTTTACATTGTTTAAAAATTCAATTAAAACGGTGAGGGTGCTGTGGTATTGCATTATGCAACAGATTCAGAAAATATATTGAAGTTCAAGGAACACTAGAAACTTGAAATTCAACTTACGGATACAAAAGATAACACAAAAGTATTCGGTAGTAAATGGAAAAATATAGTAGTGTTGCATCCTAATGCGGGTACGGACTGAATTATAGCATTTACGAGTCTAAAATAAAAGAGTATCCAAAAGCAGTAAAAATTAGAAAAGTATTATAGAAAAAAGTTATTTAAAAGAATAAGAGTTTTCAAAAAATAAGAACCGCTAAAACACCATTTATATGACGTTAAAAATTATTACATTAATTACTGTTTTATTAGTGACACAAATTGGCTTTTCACAAATAAAGGTCTATGATAAACCTAAATCAAATAAAACAATTCAATCGGTTCAATGGGAGGTAAATGATTTGATTTATCATACAAAAAAGTCCATTGAAAAACCATTTTCAAAAAAAGTTTTTGCCATTGTAAAAAGTGAAAAAGAAGAACAAAAAGTGCCGTTGTTTTACAATGGAAATAACGAATGGGTTTTTAGATATTCAAGTTCAACAACCGGAAAAAAAACGTTTGTCATTACTTCTGAAATAAAAGAACTGAATGGAAAAAAGGGGGGATTTAATTTCACGGAGAATAAGAAAAAAGAGCGTCATGGTGGTATTGTAAAAAATAAAGAAGATTTGAGACATTTTTATTATGAAGATGGTTCTCATTATTTTAATCTAGCTTTTGAATGTGATTGGTTGTTTGCTTTGGATTATGGTAACAAAGATATTTCAAAAACCGAACATCTATTGGGTTTGATTAATGAAAATAAATTCAATCAAATTGTAATGAATGTGTATGCTTATGATCCAGATTTAGATTGGGTTAAAGATGAACGACTAAAAGAAAATCCTCAGCATAATTATGGTGCTCGAGAAGATATATTTCCGTTTTTAGGTTCTAACTCTAAACCAGATTATAGTAGTTTAAACGTAAATTTCTTTAAACATTTTGATAAAGTAATTGCTGAAATGCACAATAAAGAAATTGTAAGTCATTTAATGATTTATGTTTGGAACAAGCGTGTAGCATGGCCAAAAGCAGGTTCGGAAGCAGGTAATATGTATTACGATCATGTAATAAAACGTTACCAAGCATTTCCAAATATTATTTGGGATGTTTCAAAAGAAGCAGCTTCAAGTATTGCTATTGCTCAGAATAAAAACATAGTTCAACATCTTGAAGAGCGTATTGTTCGTACT is a genomic window containing:
- a CDS encoding arylsulfatase is translated as MNKILLVSLIVVLFTETKLTAQNKPNIVVIMADDIGVGDIGFYHNQRTGKKPIVPTPNIDKLIDQGMRFSDAHSPSSLCAPTRFSMLTGNFSYRNEKGPWGVWGPDRDAGIEPKFTTVARIAKQGGYNTAFFGKWGLGGDWDSKPKTVSGYEKVDKGAGYYGFDYSVALPEGIQNVPFAFYKNGKFMKLQEDSKMTRVSYEQLKLKNEKKRIKGGSVADSNWEPSEAGPILVNEAVNYIHKQANNKKPFYLYYCSQAVHVPHAPTATLNGQKIAGATLGTHGDMIVELDVQVGMLVASLKKNGLYDNTLFVFTSDNGGLNENKLLVDAGHNSSNQFRGKKGAIYEGGHRIPFVAVWPGKIKPNSQSNVAVFGQDMVATIASVVGVSVDRTKIIDSANLLPIFTKGKKKALHKYLMHASQEAGGPFYAIREGNWKLIMKGESMKVLGELNPIELYNLKDNETEDFTKNLINNPKQAKRIEQMKASYLALRSNKASTLF
- a CDS encoding DUF4038 domain-containing protein, with the protein product MTLKIITLITVLLVTQIGFSQIKVYDKPKSNKTIQSVQWEVNDLIYHTKKSIEKPFSKKVFAIVKSEKEEQKVPLFYNGNNEWVFRYSSSTTGKKTFVITSEIKELNGKKGGFNFTENKKKERHGGIVKNKEDLRHFYYEDGSHYFNLAFECDWLFALDYGNKDISKTEHLLGLINENKFNQIVMNVYAYDPDLDWVKDERLKENPQHNYGAREDIFPFLGSNSKPDYSSLNVNFFKHFDKVIAEMHNKEIVSHLMIYVWNKRVAWPKAGSEAGNMYYDHVIKRYQAFPNIIWDVSKEAASSIAIAQNKNIVQHLEERIVRTRKLDAFNRLLSVHDYGFCKTHKEDVDFISTQDWKLTIHQSMLKAYNQFPNKPVFNIEHGGYEESPYNVFPGGYSNAEMCLKRNYLCLFAGTYTTYYWQGTSWNAIIHNPFEQPDDFIKPHFEYFKYMRKLMDKVGYENFEPVTKYNVRSYNLTDIKNGTIMLYIPKEVHFDDVERQLKAEFNYKDATKQWFNTLTGEFTKEEKLVFKHKYGFWDYRPWRNKADAILIISNLKKI
- a CDS encoding sulfatase-like hydrolase/transferase, with the protein product MKKLLLITVLALYAFAASAQKKPNIIFILTDDQSYGMMGCTGNETIQTPNLDKLAGESVLFTNAHVTSAICTPSRVSILLGQYERKHSVNFNSATAVSEEAWAESYPVLMRKAGYYTAYIGKNHSPIGTLGYESGLAEKSYDYWYASHGGVYFYPKERHKIYEDAIAETQVEVLEEGVDQFLDPNARRLKGAISFLDNRPADKPFLLNLMFNIPHGATTSTMKLRETDDAIYRTLYRDLDIPLPDNYIAKADIKTPKLPAELLHASDRQMGYNYVDTPATERERYIRQIQCITGIDRLVGKLRKQLKEMKLDKNTIIIFTSDHGLFMGEQGLGGKALCYEKTTHVPMFIYNPKQKKGYKSDALVQTIDIAPTLLSLAGAPIPEAFQGKDLSGFINGNTKEVRDYVYTENLWSTKFGNPRCEAVQTKEWKYIRYYQNNNISAAKSVEYSKEYKVSQRIMLYEVHPSQFAVYRNFIEGPLEGEKPVYEELYHLTKDPNELHNLINEPKHTSILNELKAAWKVEIKNARGTGKPKVRIYTNIKSPV
- a CDS encoding arylsulfatase — its product is MVQFFTIGTAQVKKKPNVILIITDDQGYGDIGALGNRIIKTPHMDKLHDIGIRFTNYHAGTTCAPSRSGLMSGAEGNRAGVWHTIGGCSIMREKFTIMPQIFKQNGYSTAMFGKWHLGDSYPYKPEDRGFDETVVHGGGGVGQTPDFWDNDYFDDTYWHNGTPQKYKGYCTDVFFSEAIDFIETKKDEPFFVYLSTNAPHGPYNVPKEYYDLYKKDTELNELQKAYFGMITNIDDNIGILEKKLEELGIKDNTILIFTTDNGAAYQTVKDGKSKYVYNAGMKGFKGSAYEGGHRVPFFIHWKDGKIEGGYDVNELAMNFDILPTLIGLCGLNNDPNSGRDGRDLSPLIKQEVKDWPKRYCVVDNNRIQQPEKWRSSAVMENDWRLINGKKLYNLSSDPGQETDIANKNPQKVEEMRDAYEQWWAYTSRDFGHYEAYPVGVPNIKETTITAHDLHTFDEVTWDQSYIRDPYSSKKPALGTGYWMIDVQEEGEYEIELRRWPHESNLGFSAAVPQLGVESSWYDIKPAGVKLEVEKVILDIEGIHMERKVDMQKKEVKFKAYLSEGRQHLEANFIGEDQKKFAAFYVYIKKLK
- a CDS encoding sialate O-acetylesterase produces the protein MRKQTIFITMLCLCTFILQAEVKVANIFGSKMVLQRNQKNPIWGTASIGEKIKISIAGQTYKTVANKNGQWRIKLNSMKAGGPYTMIIKGTNKIIFNDILVGEVWICTGQSNMQWSVEDSNHSELELLAADYPEIRLFTIPLVASSKPQTEIRDSVWQACTPKSLPKFSAAGYFFGKRLHKILGVPIGLINASWGASSLETWIPRDAIEEKYKHPEFLEDWDWRMTQFTDKMFKDYTKQYIAWENAGKPGKKMRPPRDIRIGQNAPANAYNGVINPVIGYGIKGSIWCQGEGNLGRGDQYSELFPIMINSWRERWGQGDFPFYWIQIASMKEPDLEPKTSSWAELREGMSKTLSLPNTGEVISMDVGEGNFIHYRNKQEMGNRLSRLALDEAYGYDIEGKSPRYKSMEIKGNKIIITFNNIDQGLYAFDTNTIKGFSIAGADQKFVWAEAKIIDKNKVEIYADKIQKPVAVRYAWSDMPNANLFDKNDLPVACFRTDAWPIASEGKYLSPRRYEYNNTKK